Proteins encoded in a region of the Prunus persica cultivar Lovell chromosome G4, Prunus_persica_NCBIv2, whole genome shotgun sequence genome:
- the LOC18780558 gene encoding uncharacterized protein LOC18780558, which yields MAGIAILLDLLRKNPTQTAQALHSSGFFSAKAAAAAASVAAGAPYVYKTLFGNFRIPVAYCDAGTAWSEDHVSNLRSASQRLFQNDSLNYSTKDYKIELKPLFSAFEWRALAMTTLRSFLMFFLPLLEPRSNLEEDDDDFLPDTEEEQHVDYAVPIKKSVIQIVRETTVVTTRRILERLAVHYVSQRMAWKLLKDVPKSAMRKAGRKLPTLVFFFSVSRTTFRGHFLGVAASWLIQVGIEIYRFFSHMIKSKEEVDDIDTPEQLKLLATKVSSATIKCGASLVFASIGAGIGATLIRPSVGQWIGCAVGDLSGPVIVSYCFGRIFPAEL from the exons ATGGCGGGAATAGCTATACTGTTAGATCTACTGAGAAAAAACCCAACTCAAACAGCCCAGGCATTACACTCTTCTGGGTTTTTCTCAGCCAAAGccgctgctgctgctgcctcTGTTGCCGCTGGAGCTCCGTATGTTTACAAGACATTATTCGG TAATTTTAGGATACCGGTTGCCTACTGTGATGCTGGAACAGCATGGTCTGAAGACCATGTTTCTAATTTACGAAGCGCATCTCAAAGATTGTTTCAGAATGACTCTCTGAATTACAGTACCAAGGATTACAAAATTGAGTTAAAGCCTCTGTTCTCAGCTTTTGAATGGAGGGCTCTAGCTATGACAACTTTGAGGTCATTTTTAATGTTCTTTTTACCTCTTTTGGAGCCTCGTTCAAACTTGgaagaggatgatgatgaCTTCCTGCCAGACACTGAGGAAGAGCAGCATGTAGACTATGCTGTGCCAATAAAAAAATCAGTAATTCAAATTGTTCGTGAG ACAACTGTTGTAACTACAAGACGGATTCTAGAACGACTTGCTGTCCATTATGTTTCACAGAGAATGGCATGGAAACTTCTTAAAG ATGTTCCAAAGTCAGCCATGAGGAAAGCTGGAAGAAAGTTGCCTActttggttttcttcttcagtGTTAGCAGAACAACTTTCAGAG GGCACTTTCTGGGTGTTGCAGCGTCATGGCTCATCCAAGTAGGCATTGAAATCTACCGATTTTTTTCTCATATGATAAAGTCTaaagaagaagttgatgaCATTGATACACCAGAGCAACTTAAACTTCTTGCGACAAAGGTTTCAAGTGCTACTATCAAGTGTGGTGCATCACTAGTTTTTGCTTCCATTGGGGCAGGTATTGGTGCCACTCTTATCCGCCCGTCGGTTGGCCAGTGGATTG gCTGTGCCGTGGGGGATTTGTCTGGGCCTGTTATCGTATCATATTGCTTTGGGAGAATTTTCCCTGCAGAACTTTGA